The Rattus rattus isolate New Zealand chromosome 1, Rrattus_CSIRO_v1, whole genome shotgun sequence genome includes a region encoding these proteins:
- the Inip gene encoding SOSS complex subunit C isoform X1, producing the protein MAANPSGQGFQNKNRVAILAELDKEKRKLLMQNQSSASHPGASISLSRPSLSKDFRDHAEQQHIAAQQKAALQHAHAHSSGYFITQDSAFGNLILPVLPRLDPE; encoded by the exons ATGGCAGCAAATCCTTCAGGACAAG gttttcaaaataaaaacagagttgCAATTTTGGCTGAACtggacaaagaaaaaagaaaattacttatgCAGAACCAATCTTCAGCAAGTCACCCTGGAGCTAG CATCTCCCTGTCCAGGCCCTCCCTCAGTAAGGACTTCCGGGACCATGCGGAGCAGCAGCACATCGCAGCGCAGCAGAAGGCCGCTCTGCAG CACGCTCATGCGCACTCAtctggctacttcataactcaaGACTCTGCGTTTGGGAATCTTATTCTCCCCGTTTTGCCTCGCCTTGACCCCGAATGA
- the Inip gene encoding SOSS complex subunit C isoform X2 has product MQNQSSASHPGASISLSRPSLSKDFRDHAEQQHIAAQQKAALQHAHAHSSGYFITQDSAFGNLILPVLPRLDPE; this is encoded by the exons atgCAGAACCAATCTTCAGCAAGTCACCCTGGAGCTAG CATCTCCCTGTCCAGGCCCTCCCTCAGTAAGGACTTCCGGGACCATGCGGAGCAGCAGCACATCGCAGCGCAGCAGAAGGCCGCTCTGCAG CACGCTCATGCGCACTCAtctggctacttcataactcaaGACTCTGCGTTTGGGAATCTTATTCTCCCCGTTTTGCCTCGCCTTGACCCCGAATGA